The Cyprinus carpio isolate SPL01 chromosome B19, ASM1834038v1, whole genome shotgun sequence DNA window GGGTGTtgagggtggttgctaggagttTTCTATAATATGGtcactaaggtgttctgaatgattTAATGTAATGAGACTCAGGGCCCACGGCCGATCTAAAGTATCCGGATAGAAATTTGTTGCCCATTCTCAACGTGAAAGTGCAGAAcattgccccgtgtatcatcacctTCAGTGTGTAGCTGTGAGGTTGCCAGGATGTTGTcggtggttgctagggcttttCTAAAAGgtcgctaaggtgttctgaatggttttaagTTGATGTGGAGTtgtgtggtttccagggtgttgtgggtggttgctaggtggtcacAAGTCAAAATggcccagaacaccctagtaaccacatagcagcacACTCTTAACACGTTTGCATTGTAGAAGTGAGTTTTGCACAGTCAAACCCCAATTTATTTTtccagtaaatataaaaatagtttgaaGGCTATCGCTGCAGGATGGAGGTCATGAATAAATGAACGATTATGTGACGGTCAGTGTACCTGATGGTACAGCCGTGTCCTTGTTgcttttgacttttaaaaaacatctggttgtgtgtttgtaataatgaTTTTAACATCACGGCACAGCGACCGTCTCACCTCTCAAAGCCCTGAGCGACACATCAGCAGATGTTTCAATACGAgctgttattttgttattattttactctgTTTTGTGAAGGTGTAACATCTGATTTCATGTTGGAGATCATGAGCACCTATAATCATCAAGCACACATCAACAAGTAATTGGTTTTTACGTTCTTCATGCTTTAGTGGTGATATGATATGCGGCAtgtatttcttcttttctgaGTTTCATATTGCATATTGGTTTGTAATGTTACATAATTTCTACttctaaaatcaaatataaaataaactgctGTAATATGTAGTTTGGCTCAGTGTTGATTTAATACGATTAATTTAATATGCtagtatttagtaatattttacattagtttttatgttttctattttaatttcaattttagttattattttcagttttaatgattttactaaaataaatttttattgttataattattgttattttatttttatacttcaacataaaaaatgtatatttattcatttatttattttccccctcAAGAGTCTCTCTGACACCATCCGGGACTCAACCAGAGTCCTTGGGAGTTCCTCTCTAAGAGAATACTTTGCATAGGATGTGTGCGGTCCCACAAAGCATGATCTTCTGCGCTTTATCATTCAGGCATTTGAAGAACTTGCCATGTAGAGCCTTCTCCTTCACACATTTGATCCTATCTTGTTCGATATTCTCTCTCAGTGCTCAACTTTCATCCAGAGAACTCATGCTTGGCTTTCCGCCCACGGTTCTAACGCTCTCTATATGATCCTCATGCCTGGGTAGACCATAGTGTTCACAGATCTCATTCACCTTCATCATCAGGGAATACTTGGTTTTGTTGGCTTTGTGCTTCTTCACAATTTTCATGAGCTTGGAAGAAGCACGAAGCCAACATAaccattattattagtagtagtaatattattatacCATTATTAATGACTCACCAGTGTTATAGTAATGTTACAGCGTTTTTGTCCAGATGGAGTCTCAGGAAgaatccttaaagggatagttcacccgaaaatgaaaattaagttatcatttactcacccttgtgttgttctaatGCTGTATGCCCTTAAATGTTCTCCAATGACTGCTCCCCCATTCATCCTAGCAATACCATCGTCAAGTCTGTTGATCATACAACCATAGTAGGATTGATGAGAcagcctacagggaggaggttcagCATTTCACAGAATGGTACTATCACAATAATCTGGAACTAAACATCACTAAAACCAAGAAAATGATTGTGGACTTTAGTGCACTGAGCACTCTGCTCTCTGCATACACAAGAAGGAGGTAGAGAGGGTATAGAGCATCTAAAGTCCTCACCTGGTCCACGTACATCTCCCACCAGATGGAGAAGGTCCAACAGAGACGTTTACTTTCTTAGAAAACTGAAACATGCCCACCAACCTCAAAACCTGCCGACCAACTCCTATCAGTCAGCGATAGAGAGCCTTCTAACCTACTGCTGCAAGGTGTGGTTCAAAAGCTGCACAGAAGAGAACAGGAAGGACCTGCAGAGGGTAGTGAGGTTCGTCACTTTTCCATACTCAGTGATATCTACACTAGCCGACTTTAGAAGAAGGCCAACTACATCTTTACAGAACCCATCCACCCTGGACATCATCTGTTCAACCCCGTACCCTCCGGGAGAAGATGCagactaaaaaaatctaaaacaagcAGACTGAAAAATAGCTTCTTCCTCCAGGCAGTTAAATGCTTAACTGCATAAGACCTCCTAAATtcagtgatttctgaaggttaTCCACCACTTTTCAGGTCATATTTTGTACCCCATTTCCCTGTAGAGGAAGTAAATTGTCGTAGTTGATGATAATTCTTTGTTTAAATGAGTCGTGTGGCTGATGTACTCTGATGTTGAACGCAGAAGCGTCATTGTCCTCTGGAATAGTAGGACATGTTCATCGCTCTGGGACAATAATGCATCTGTCTGTTCTGATTACCCATTAAAGCTCCACATCTGCTCCCCACCATCCTCATAAAAATATCACATTCCCACACTGCATCATCACTGCTCGTGTCCAACAAACCACAAACTCATAACGTCCCTCACCGCACTCAgagcacacagagagagaatcaCACACTGAAGGGTTCAGTCTgttgcttcatttatttatttttttcctgaggTCCATTTTCAAGGTATTCAGTATGTGGGTGGTCACCATTGTGTTGGTATAAAATGACActattattgcaataatattctGCTCTGTCATCTGTGCTGTTGGGGTGTGACCGTGTGACCGTGTGTTGTGGGGTCACAGTGATGTACAGCGTCTCTGTCTGACAGACGGCTGACTCTGCTCTGATTCCTGTTTCTGTACAGTGTGACTGACTCATCTGTGTTCCAGCTGTCCACAACCGCAACTAACACTATATcagtttgaaagaagtctcttctgctcaacaaggctgcatctatttgatcaaaaatacagtaaaatctgtaatattctgaaatattattacaatttcataatttgtggaaacaatgatacattcaatttttcaggactctttaatgaatagaatgttcaaaggaacaacatttatttgaaatcttttgtaacattataaatgtctttactgtcaattcaactttctgaataaaagcagtGTATtgaccaaaatgtaatttttattaataaaataaatatataggatataaaataaaatgtgaattattattattttttaatataatgttaattttcTATAGCACACCTTGGTATTTAAATCTCagaaaaatattacatacataaaaGCAAGTTATTCATAAACCTTTCTGTTTGGAGTGATGTTTTACTcatttattaaaagcatttttatagctaaaatgcctttaaaaaagtatataattaaaacaaaaaacatcataacattagattattattattattacgattgaccaacattttaaattgatattaatacatattttaatttataattaatatatagttaaaatttgaatatatgtatatatatatatacaaatataatatatttaaattaaaaaaatcatatgtatGTATCATGTGTCAAAATCCTGAAACTTTCTTTATGAGCGTCTTTATCAGGTGACTCGTATTGTGATTGTGTTTGTCACTGAGACACTGCTAAATTATAGTGCatcatatatattcataaatcacTGGATGGAtgatatacagatatacagatatacattAAATGGCTCATTGAACTCCTGTGATGTTTTGCACTGTCAGCCGTTTCATCGTGTAATGTGCTCTATCCATCTTTTTCAAGCTCTAagacttttattaaaataagcaaatttaaatctCATTTCCTGCTGCGTTTGTCTCATACGACGTCTCAGAAGCTTAAATGGTCTGCAGACGGCCACATCATTAGAGTTTTTCTATAACACACTAGAACTGATTCATTTGGCCCAATTTCCCAAACCCTTCATTCTGTTTTCCAAACAAGACAGgtttctcaaaacatttaacatatttCACCTGTTTTTCACACACGTTCCAATTTGCTTCGTGTTTTCTGCAAAAATCGGCACAAAAAATGATCTAAATTTGAAACCAttttctcattcagaaaacacaaacacatgatatAGTTACCTCAGAATCTCAGAATATGAACTCAAAATAGCACACAATTATCCATGCATGAATACTGAGTAGAAAAACTGATGACACACAAGTCAGGATAATGTAAAATGAACACAGGTGATTATGTGCTTTGGAAAATGAATCCtttgagagaaagaggaagaggttGGGGAAAGAAAAATGAAGGGGACAGGGTCAAAGGACATTTATAGTTCCTGATGGTACACAAAAGCACTATAGTTGACCATGTTCTTGTGTATGAGGACAGCTGGCCTACAGACTCATCTATAGGGTTTCAATACtatttacagtataattacagtacatgGCAGTACTTTAGATGAGACATCTTTTACTTTTCTATGTACAGTTAGTACTATAGCACAAGTACATCCTCTTACTAGTAACTGTTAAACTGATTTGTAGCCAAGCACTTCTTAcatgtaggcctactgtatttttgcagaacTGAGAGATGATTGTCTGGAGGTAGAGAAAGTCtgacaaataatataaattgcTGTATATTCTATTGTGTGTTCATATTCAGTTCTTTGCTACTTGATCTTTTCTGTTCTAGTGCTTTTTATCTTCCGTAAGATCTCTTTACAGTAGGGTAATGAaagtaaacttttcttaaaaCTTATTGCTGAAATTTTTCTGAAACTAAAACCTCAGATGAAAAACATCATATGACATATCACACTGTGTcaatatttatttgacaaaaattaaAGCCAAGAGGGAAAAATCCATGTGtgacaaagttaggacacccCTATGATTCAGCTGCCTGTAGATCTACTTTTAGCAGTAATAACTTGAAGTAATCATTTTCTGTATGACTTTATCAGTCTCTCACATCATTCTGGTGGAATTTTGGCTCACTCTTCAGGTTTATTGAGGGCATTTGTTTATGCACAGCTTTGCCCAGCATTTTCGTCAGGATAAAGTCTGGACTTTGGCTGGACTGCTGCAACTTTGTCACACATGGCTTTTACatcttggctttatttttgttaaataaataatgacatggCGTGATATGTCATGTGATGTTCCTCATCTAAGGTTCATCTAAGACCTGTCAAGGAACAGATTGGAGTGGAGATGTTTTCATTATCAAAAACGTTTGTATAACTAAGCATTTATGATTATACGTGCATTATgtataattcaaaacaaaacttttaaaaatgttaatgtgtttttaattatttctagtGCAGTACAAGTAATGTTACTTTAATTTAGAAAAGCCTTTACGCAGATACACAGACTAACCACTAGATGGCGTCATTTCACCACTATAACAGTTAACAGCACACAGCCACTGGAACTGATCCTCGTTCATGTGAATGTCGGGAAACTTTTCAATACTAAAGTGTTTAAGATTTAGTGTCATTAATAAGTGTGTGTAGTTTGACAAGCCTGAATTTCAGTTTactaattttgtaatattacattaaaataacgCGCATGTCCGGGAAACTCATGAATATCCATGTTTGCTCCGCCTACTAAAATCTCAGAAACCGAAAATCTCTCATTAGCAACGGCAAACATTCAGAAGGCGGGACCCGCTTTGAAACGCAACATTAATTGCAGGTGAGTGACAATTCAGCTATATCCACTGAACAATGAGGCTAGTATTTTGCAGTCTGTCttgatcatagactgtataaaaacaggtcttGATTTGTGGACTAGCGTTCAGCGGTTGTTAGGGATTCATTATATTATTGGTAAGATAAGTCGTGTTCTTCCCGTTTAGATGTTTGGAGAACTGATTTAACATCAGCGAGTATCTATGTGCATCATATGATAAGAGTTTATGTGCTtagtgctgctgtgttttcatGTGAACTGCGGTCATATCTGATCATCTGCTCTTTTAAATGAGCGTACAAGACAGCTTGGCTTGAATAAAGGCAATTTCCTCGAAACTTTACCGTCCGAAAACGTTTTGAACGTCAATTTATTACATATgcatactgtagcctatatttgtatttttcatgcttttattatgCGATAAACAACAAATTGTCAGATTTATATAATAAGCATATCTAATTATATTAACTGTTAATTctattgtataattataattatacataaatatgcatgtaacaataaatatgtaaataatatgtaaaagacatgaacatctgtcattctgcatttttacttttagatAAATATTGTTTGGGTCAACATTTGacactttatttcaatattttttttttttttttttaatgctaaggTTTCCTACAGCTGTTTTTCTGCTGTGTGCAACAAATCatatagaaaaaattaaatgtctgtttaaataTCTGTCAAAGGTGATATAAAACCATACAAATGTTTATACACTTCATTGCCTAATATTTGTTAGATATTTTGTTCCAGACACTGGCcctcagcattaaaaaaaacttttgagatTTTAGATCAGttgcttttaaacaaaaacatttgcttAAATTACTAACTTCTATAATGCTTAACGGATCACaagattaatttctttaaataaattttaattaattagtagTTGTAGAAATATCATGAGACGTCGAATTCAGTTTATTGATCTTTTCCACGCACCTCTGGATGAAAACCGGTCAAAAAGACCTTTGATTGTCAGTGAGTTAATTTTGAAAGATGATGTGTCTCTTTCACCACAGAGCATTGTTAGTGTCGTCTTTCCTGCCGTTCACATGTATCTTGTCTTCGTCTACGGCACGCTGAAGAAAGGCCAGCCCAACTTCAAGATGCTGGATGCTGCCAACGGCCGGGCCGAGTTCCTCGCTCACGCTCGAACCGTAGAGCGATACCCGCTCGTGATCGCCACCAAAGACAATATCCCCTTCCTGCTGAACGTGCCCGGGACGGGTCAGCGTGTCCACGGTGAAATCTACAGCGTGGACCAGCAGATGCTGCACTTCCTGGACAGGTTTGAAGGCTGTCCAGAGATGTACCAGCGCACTGCAGTCCAGCTGGAGGTGCAGGACGGGGACGGTGAAGGGGAAAACACACTGAAGCCTGGAAGCGTTGTGGAGACATTTGTGTACAGCACGACTACATACCAACCTGAGTGGCTCCAAAAGCCAACATATGAGAGTTATGATGCGAATGGTGATCATGGACTGGAATATGTATCTCGTGAGGACAGAAGCCCTAAGTAAACACTGTACTGGTATCAGTTAACAGGGTCCAGAATTTCACATTTTACCACACCTGCCAGTGTCACGTGACTTTCTATTCAGatgttttacaaaaattattttttaatagataaatatatttctgatctTATGACACTGAGATTTAGCTAATTATTCCCTTGCATATTagtgactattaaaaaaaaaatcagaaattccatacattaaataaaacaaacaaaaataaataaacaaactattatttaaaataaaaaaaaacttttgttgttgttgttaaagagGGGAGACAACAATTAGGAAATATACTGGTCTTTGATGTCTTCACGTCTCTCAGGGAAACCCACCACAACATCACAGCTCATTTCGTTTTATTCAATTCTGaaaccccttttttttatttattggcacTCGGCAAGTATTAATTGTGGACCCTTATTGTTAATGTGGTGTCagatgacatttatttaaatttgtggtATATAAATATGTGATACCATAAAAAGTACCAGGCTCAAAGGACAGATTTATAAGGAAATTCATTCAAGGGACATTAATAGAGTCAACTGTAAAAGGATCTGAGTACAATctattataatatgtaaaaaattatggaCACAATCTTGAATAAATGTAGTGCTCTAGCATAACACACTAGTGCTGTATATCTAGAGATCAGGTATATTTGTCAATATGCTGTAGAAGCATTTATTATGAGTTTTCTAAATTgcactttacaataaaataattacattttttcatttttgtttttttcaaaatgtaagtgACAAACGCagcacatctatatatatatatatatggatttgtTTATTCTGAAACATTCACACAGTGTCAAACATACATTTCTGCCAACATATAatccatattgttttttttttgtcgttgttttttttatatatatatatatatgcgcattAAGAAagaattaaaatgcttaaaaaaaaggtTGAGGAAGAGAAGAATTTTGGCACTCAAGCAGTTTGACGAAAAGGCagcttccttcttttttttttcttgtaccaTGACAGAATAATGTGAAACTCTGAGGGATTGTGTAGCGAATCCCTCACAAAACTAGTGTGGAGTGGTTCACAGTTAGTATCAAAACTTGTATAAAAATGACATCCTACAAAAGAAAGGTTTGAGTGCGGTAAAAACGCTTGAAGGCAGCATGTGCCGTAAAACCAacctaaaacattacaaatccaGCGTGTGCATAGATGCATCTACAGGTGTGAGCTGAGACGCACAGGTcatttcaccccccaaaaaatttcATGAAATACTCAAAATTAGTGAAAATcagtttttctgaaaaaaaaaaaaaaagatagaaagaagAAATTTTAATTCTGCACAAAAAGCAATGTATTGTAAACTAACATAACTAGCAATGTTATGTAAACTAACAATTGTACTATATATGCGTTTgcattagaataataaaaaattcaggGCAAATAGTCATGGAAAAAAAACGAAACCCctttaaattgtgaaaaaaaaaaaaaaaaaaaatcaaattttttatgcaaaaagaaaaaacaatttaattataattttttttttttttttttttttcttctccaagcAATTctggagtgaaatatgacctgcacattgttttttttgtttttttactgagaTGTAgacaaaaaccatttaaaaacatcaGACCAGAAGTCAGTAATAAAAGCGTAGActtactacatttaaaaacagtcCAGAGATGTTTCACTGACAACCTTTCCAGGCATtaggcctcattcatgaaacaccaACAGAAGAAATTCATGTGTAAATTGTTCGTAAAACCATTCTCAGATTAAACGTCACATTCAATTCAACATAACCAGTCTCACGTTCACTAAAGCCTTCAATAAACCATTTACAGAACACTCTCAtatacaaatcaataaaacattcaaaagaatAAATCATCGCATTCAACATAACCACTGCATTCAATTCAATAAAGCATTCTTACaaattttacaaatgatttacacAAATAATTTCTTGCATTTCATGAACGAGGACTGTTGTTTAATTACAAGGATTTTGTgtcttttgtaaatttaaaatgaactgtaaaactGGAAGTGTTTCCCTTTGACCTGATGTTATGATAATGTGTGTATTTCCTGGCACTGAATCCATATTCTCGTGTAGCTACTGTACTTTCAAAACTTCACATCTAAACCCATTCAAAGCCTTCTAAATTTTTCAATAAAGTGAAACAACGATATAGCACACAAAAAAACTTCCATAAGAAACATGTTAGTGTGTTGAGAGGACCTGATAGAGAacctgacgtgtgtgtgtgtgttcaggcagACTGTCGAGGGTCTTTGGTCAGTAGACGTGCGGCTCTTTGCGGCTCAGTGAGCGGATGTGACTGGAGGAGCAGGTGGCGCTGCGGATCACCTCCATCCACCTACAACACAACATATCAACAAACATGGAGTACAATAAAGcttcccataatgcaatgcaactGGACTTGAGATTAAATTTCCAGTGTTCTGAATAGACCACAAGAAATATCAAGTTTTAACATCTCAACTCTTTGGACTGTCTACACATacatagattatatatatacacacacacacagatattatatatatatatataatatatatatatatatatatctaataatatatatatatatatatatatatatatatatatatattaca harbors:
- the LOC109086039 gene encoding gamma-glutamylaminecyclotransferase B-like; the protein is MYLVFVYGTLKKGQPNFKMLDAANGRAEFLAHARTVERYPLVIATKDNIPFLLNVPGTGQRVHGEIYSVDQQMLHFLDRFEGCPEMYQRTAVQLEVQDGDGEGENTLKPGSVVETFVYSTTTYQPEWLQKPTYESYDANGDHGLEYVSREDRSPK